A part of Setaria viridis chromosome 8, Setaria_viridis_v4.0, whole genome shotgun sequence genomic DNA contains:
- the LOC117867053 gene encoding uncharacterized protein isoform X1, producing MAAATARAPAADNRWGFAAAAAAPTKTPAVGVLGTAQKHTNLPTQRGTFQWGDRPTPPAPNAWGSSSLLSLKNDGGSGSFGNINDRPSSRGSSRTSTDGSDLLDSPLAWGRTSYNSTTAISHPQRTELRSGSWRFPHSQTSFSDVLKGPLNSIAKRRPTSHGKGFTLSADDFPVLVSKSSQSNSQLGNSFQGRPTFSSVIIAARDEQRKIPPTGGDPFSTADFSMEAQQAQLHATQTPDICMPPPCIDYWHPPPDHPPDRNGIWPGGVASYGLGKPADTHGSFPVESFTHNGQSLLNQRGETGHGPAHGGFQPENNNSCYAHEPADASVKTLPHLMLGKVKGNHSDALEKQVIKKDVALLEKIKCLNIKARNLRASNISEISSCREAKVGHPKSIGVEAYHVANDAPVSAVICDITSAFDLAISVSESSNHVPIGTSNVSASANLVMIDLSEGYPTIFSEAREPGESADNYVYVVGNTSRNKHVSSATNTASDIWGPGWEEHSTVDSLPVDMINTHEDQRFAGNSSQQVDVRTVDDMLNSPDYEIQNSMRYISAQYEKQLQEDERGEIGQKAKTIVKLEDLHRHSFVQSQNSNGTPGKYHAYRGNSSRKWHVSSAEDISSSISGHGWEDHQDLSFSGNTSTWQVHIRTDDMINSSDYEIQHSRRELSAQRSKQLQEEERGKPQQKAESTAKLEDLNVHPLLQSQKSKDAPGKSADAHEYGGWNGSRNKCSGSAEDIPSNISGHGWEDHPGVESLPVVINSHQGQSVPWDTSQHLHARTNDDRHNSPGYEIKHSRWRESSAQHAKELQKERENIQHKATSIAKPQGLNRRPFLHNQKSNDAPGKSADYIEYGGWRASRNRHGSSAEDISFNMPGHGWEDHPTVDSLPFMTNTHQDQSFPGNNSWQVHARTADMLNSPGYEVQHSRRELSAQHAKRLPEHERGEIQQKAKPIVKLEDLNRCQFLQSQKSDNSPGKSADYHVYGGGNALRNRHGSSAENVSFKISGFGWEDHPTVDSMPVAMTNTHQNQSFSGNTAERVYERTIDDMINSADYETQLSWRELSAQHAQLQKEERGKLQLKAKVNGNLEELNRSSSVQNQKSNDVPLEADKILRKQGAEGSGTSNHDTSTSDTCCTAYAGNLKPLRANGTENATVPISSTLAADTASVNRGPLTHNVMPLAKKTDTNMLEHTAQKIRAQSHDSSAPKHLQVEDREGQVHKLESISRVSTTVSGTADANKGPLIHNAFRSAKNTDINMIHIDQKGASESYDTTALMHLQTEDKRRQVHSQGRILRGPPASESAGLNKGSSILNVMPSAKNNGINMKEYITRKSALWSHENSAPKHLQMEIRRRQVRSQEGVLRERSNIAESTENITTDSGTPVDTWNTEAKPHAELSTHSKNRRPASPLVFGTKNTEASSVHKAHISGVIINSAIIPVQVSSVRGFTVGSIMLGDASLAFVNQEKTVAKEVHDDVTHSCSIPKQTEKSGTNQPGVQHVKDPHGSDRIMHTPVKEPRKREQSEAGGLNCAAIPAPIQPSGNQSIVSQNSAPEKTSEMERHAHKPAYKELDLRNPRKMLPAENHTTSSDNLSTSKSDTKTVDEEALDAPTATKPENREDEKTSKHLGRSSASSNQGSTNGSASAAPGLNEQEANSVLKIMHELSDQLEQIEKHLDSSTHVATVNHPQPTQMVMVSMPGYTWGEHAGRSQRQYHVDGQGNMWINYAANSHMDGRVMTRGGSANCAFVARSHLRPRSCS from the exons atggccgcggcgacggcgcgcgcaCCCGCCGCCGACAACAG GTGGGggtttgctgctgctgcggccgcGCCGACGAAGACGCCCGCCGTTGGGGTTCTGGGGACGGCCCAGAAGCACACCAACCTGCCAACCCAAAG GGGCACCTTCCAATGGGGCGACAGGCCAACGCCTCCAGCACCAAATGCGTGGGGTTCATCGTCGCTCCTATCTCTCAAGAATGATGGAGGTTCTGGTTCGTTTGGCAACATCAATGATCGCCCTTCTTCCCGAGGAAGCTCGAGGACATCAACAGATGGAAGTGACTTGCTCGATTCACCTCTTGCTTGGGGTCGAACTTCGTATAATTCTACAACTGCGATAAGTCATCCTCAAAGAACAGAGTTAAGATCAGGAAGCTGGCGATTTCCACATTCTCAAACTTCTTTCTCGGATGTTCTCAAAGGCCCATTAAACAGTATTGCCAAAAGG AGACCTACATCACACGGAAAGGGGTTTACCCTAAGTGCAGATGATTTCCCAGTACTAGTTTCCAAGAGCTCTCAGTCAAACAGTCAATTAG GTAATAGTTTTCAAGGGCGACCAACTTTTAGTTCTGTTATAATAGCGGCACGAGATGAACAGAGAAAGATCCCACCAACTG GAGGTGATCCTTTTTCTACTGCGGACTTCTCTATGGAAGCACAACAGGCTCAGCTACATGCTACACAGACTCCTGATATATGTATGCCTCCTCCATGTATTGATTACTGGCATCCTCCTCCTGATCACCCCCCTGACAGAAATGGGATTTGGCCTGGAGGAGTGGCATCATATGGTCTGGGCAAGCCTGCAGACACACATGGCAGTTTCCCTGTTGAATCTTTTACTCACAATGGTCAGTCCCTTCTCAACCAGAGGGGAGAAACAGGGCATGGTCCAGCACATGGTGGTTTTCAGCCTGAAAACAATAATTCCTGCTATGCTCATGAGCCTGCCGATGCTAGTGTCAAAACTCTACCTCATCTCATGCTTGGAAAGGTCAAAGGTAACCATTCAGATGCACTTGAGAAGCAAGTCATCAAGAAGGATGTGGCATTGTTAGAGAAAATAAAGTGTCTAAATATCAAGGCTAGAAATCTTCGTGCCAGTAACATATCAGAAATATCTTCGTGCAGGGAAGCCAAGGTTGGACACCCAAAAAGCATTGGTGTAGAAGCATATCATGTGGCAAATGATGCTCCTGTCAGCGCTGTCATTTGTGATATCACTTCTGCCTTTGACTTGGCTATTTCTGTTTCTGAAAGTAGTAATCATGTTCCAATTGGTACATCAAATGTGTCTGCTTCTGCTAATCTTGTAATGATTGATCTGTCAGAAGGATACCCTACTATATTCAGTGAAGCTAGAGAGCCAGGTGAATCTGCTGATAATTATGTATATGTAGTAGGGAATACTTCAAGAAACAAGCATGTTAGCTCTGCTACGAACACTGCATCTGATATTTGGGGACCTGGATGGGAAGAACACTCTACAGTTGACTCTTTACCAGTTGATATGATAAATACTCATGAAGATCAACGATTTGCTGGAAACAGCTCACAGCAGGTGGATGTGAGAACTGTTGATGATATGCTGAACTCTCCTGATTATGAAATCCAG AATTCAATGAGATATATATCTGCTCAATATGAAAAACAACTACAGGAAGATGAAAGGGGGGAAATTGGACAAAAGGCAAAAACTATTGTAAAACTGGAAGACTTGCACAGACACTCATTTGTACAGAGTCAGAACTCAAATGGTACACCTGGTAAGTACCATGCATATAGAGGGAATTCTTCAAGAAAGTGGCATGTTAGTTCTGCTGAGGATATTTCATCCAGCATTTCTGGACATGGATGGGAAGATCATCAGGATCTATCATTTTCTGGGAACACCTCTACATGGCAGGTGCATATAAGAACTGATGATATGATTAACTCTTCTGATTATGAAATCCAG CATTCAAGGAGAGAGTTGTCTGCTCAACGCTCAAAACAACtacaggaggaggagagggggaaaCCTCAACAAAAGGCAGAATCTACTGCAAAGCTTGAAGACTTGAACGTACATCCATTATTACAAAGTCAGAAGTCAAAAGACGCACCTGGTAAATCTGCTGATGCCCATGAATATGGAGGATGGaatggttcaagaaacaagtgCAGTGGTTCTGCCGAGGACATTCCATCTAACATTTCTGGACATGGATGGGAAGACCACCCTGGAGTTGAGTCTTTGCCAGTTGTGATAAATTCTCATCAAggtcaatcagttccttgggatACCTCTCAGCATTTGCATGCCCGAACTAATGATGATAGGCATAACTCTCCTGGTTATGAAATCAAG CATTCAAGATGGAGAGAGTCTTCTGCGCAGCATGCAAAAGAACTACAGAAGGAGAGGGAAAACATTCAACACAAGGCAACATCTATTGCAAAACCACAAGGTTTGAACAGACGTCCATTTCTACATAATCAGAAGTCAAATGATGCACCTGGTAAATCTGCAGATTACATTGAATATGGAGGATGGCGCGCTTCAAGGAACAGGCATGGTAGTTCTGCCGAGGATATTTCATTTAATATGCCTGGACATGGATGGGAAGATCACCCTACAGTTGATTCTTTGCCATTTATGACAAAtactcatcaagatcaatcatTTCCTGGGAACAACTCTTGGCAAGTGCATGCCAGAACTGCTGATATGCTTAACTCTCCTGGTTATGAAGTCCAG CATTCAAGGAGAGAGTTGTCTGCCCAACATGCAAAACGACTACCAGAACATGAGAGGGGGGAAATCCAACAAAAGGCAAAACCTATTGTAAAACTGGAAGACTTGAACAGATGCCAGTTTTTACAGAGTCAGAAGTCAGATAATTCACCTGGTAAATCTGCTGATTACCATGTATATGGAGGAGGGAATGCTTTGAGAAACAGGCATGGTAGTTCTGCTGAGAACGTTTCATTTAAGATTTCTGGATTTGGATGGGAAGATCACCCTACAGTTGACTCTATGCCAGTTGCTATGACAAATACTCATCAAAATCAATCATTTTCTGGGAACACTGCTGAGCGAGTTTATGAGAGAACTATTGATGATATGATTAACTCTGCTGATTATGAAACCCAG CTTTCATGGAGAGAATTGTCTGCGCAACATGCACAACTACAGAAAGAGGAGAGGGGAAAACTTCAATTAAAGGCAAAAGTTAATGGAAACCTGGAAGAATTGAACAGAAGTTCATCTGTACAGAATCAGAAGTCGAATGATGTGCCATTAGAAGCAGACAAAATTCTTCGTAAACAAGGTGCTGAAGGCAGTGGAACTAGTAATCATGATACTTCAACATCAGATACATGTTGTACTGCATATGCTGGGAATCTTAAGCCTTTGAGAGCAAATGGCACGGAGAATGCTACAGTTCCTATCAGCTCCACTCTGGCAGCTGACACTGCAAGTGTTAACAGAGGTCCTCTGACTCATAATGTAATGCCTTTAGCCAAGAAAACTGACACTAACATGCTGGAACACACTGCCCAGAAAATTCGAGCACAGTCACATGACAGCAGTGCTCCAAAGCATTTGCAGGTGGAGGATAGGGAAGGACAAGTTCATAAATTGGAGAGTATTTCAAGGGTCTCCACTACAGTATCAGGCACTGCAGATGCTAACAAAGGCCCTTTGATTCATAATGCCTTTCGTTCAGCCAAGAACACTGACATCAACATGATTCACATTGACCAGAAAGGTGCATCAGAGTCATATGACACCACTGCTCTGATGCATTTGCAGACGGAGGATAAGAGAAGACAAGTTCATTCACAGGGAAGAATTTTAAGGGGCCCTCCAGCTTCAGAATCTGCAGGTCTCAACAAAGGCTCTTCAATTCTTAATGTCATGCCTTCAGCAAAGAACAATGGCATCAACATGAAGGAATACATTACCCGGAAAAGTGCATTATGGTCACATGAGAATAGTGCTCCAAAGCATTTGCAGATGGAAATTAGGAGAAGGCAAGTTCGTTCACAGGAGGGAGTTCTAAGGGAGAGGTCCAACATTGCTGAAAGTACAGAAAATATTACAACCGATTCTGGGACTCCTGTGGACACATGGAATACTGAAGCTAAACCTCATGCGGAACTCTCAACCCACAGCAAGAACAGGAGACCTGCTTCACCACTTGTGTTTGGTACCAAGAATACAGAAGCCTCGAGTGTGCATAAAGCCCATATATCAGGTGTCATTATCAATAGTGCTATAATCCCTGTGCAGGTTTCTTCTGTTAGAGGTTTTACTGTAGGGAGTATAATGCTTGGGGATGCTTCACTTGCATTTGTGAATCAGGAGAAAACAGTGGCCAAGGAAGTGCATGATGATGTAACACATAGCTGTTCAATCCCTAAGCAGACAgagaaatcaggaacaaatcaGCCTGGTGTGCAGCATGTCAAGGATCCTCATGGGAGTGACCGTATCATGCACACACCAGTTAAAGAGCCAAGAAAGAGAGAACAATCTGAGGCTGGCGGGCTGAACTGTGCAGCAATACCTGCTCCCATTCAGCCATCTGGGAATCAAAGCATTGTTTCACAGAATTCGGCGCCAGAAAAAACAAGTGAAATGGAGAGGCATGCACATAAGCCTGCATACAAAGAGTTGGACCTGCGGAATCCCAGGAAAATGCTACCGGCAGAGAACCACACAACATCTTCTGATAATTTGTCAACCTCCAAATCGGATACTAAGACTGTTGATGAAGAGGCACTCGATGCTCCCACTGCTACAAAACCTGAGAATCGGGAGGATGAGAAAACTAGCAAGCATCTAGGGAGGAGCAGTGCTAGTTCGAACCAAGGAAGCACGAACGGTTCTGCCTCAGCAGCACCAGGCCTTAACGAACAGGAAGCCAACTCTGTATTGAAAATCATGCACGAGTTATCTGATCAGTTGGAGCAAATAGAGAAGCACCTCGATTCCAGCACCCATGTTGCCACCGTGAACCATCCACAGCCAACTCAAATGGTTATGGTTTCCATGCCTGGCTATACTTGGGGAGAACACGCAGGTCGCAGCCAAAGGCAGTACCACGTCGATGGTCAGGGAAACATGTGGATCAACTACGCCGCGAACAGCCACATGGATGGGAGAGTCATGACACGGGGCGGGTCTGCAAACTGCGCATTTGTTGCCAGGTCCCATCTCCGTCCCCGTTCCTGTTCCTGA
- the LOC117867053 gene encoding uncharacterized protein isoform X2: MAAATARAPAADNRWGFAAAAAAPTKTPAVGVLGTAQKHTNLPTQRGTFQWGDRPTPPAPNAWGSSSLLSLKNDGGSGSFGNINDRPSSRGSSRTSTDGSDLLDSPLAWGRTSYNSTTAISHPQRTELRSGSWRFPHSQTSFSDVLKGPLNSIAKRRPTSHGKGFTLSADDFPVLVSKSSQSNSQLGNSFQGRPTFSSVIIAARDEQRKIPPTGGDPFSTADFSMEAQQAQLHATQTPDICMPPPCIDYWHPPPDHPPDRNGIWPGGVASYGLGKPADTHGSFPVESFTHNGQSLLNQRGETGHGPAHGGFQPENNNSCYAHEPADASVKTLPHLMLGKVKGNHSDALEKQVIKKDVALLEKIKCLNIKARNLRASNISEISSCREAKVGHPKSIGVEAYHVANDAPVSAVICDITSAFDLAISVSESSNHVPIGTSNVSASANLVMIDLSEGYPTIFSEAREPGESADNYVYVVGNTSRNKHVSSATNTASDIWGPGWEEHSTVDSLPVDMINTHEDQRFAGNSSQQVDVRTVDDMLNSPDYEIQNSMRYISAQYEKQLQEDERGEIGQKAKTIVKLEDLHRHSFVQSQNSNGTPGKYHAYRGNSSRKWHVSSAEDISSSISGHGWEDHQDLSFSGNTSTWQHSRRELSAQRSKQLQEEERGKPQQKAESTAKLEDLNVHPLLQSQKSKDAPGKSADAHEYGGWNGSRNKCSGSAEDIPSNISGHGWEDHPGVESLPVVINSHQGQSVPWDTSQHLHARTNDDRHNSPGYEIKHSRWRESSAQHAKELQKERENIQHKATSIAKPQGLNRRPFLHNQKSNDAPGKSADYIEYGGWRASRNRHGSSAEDISFNMPGHGWEDHPTVDSLPFMTNTHQDQSFPGNNSWQVHARTADMLNSPGYEVQHSRRELSAQHAKRLPEHERGEIQQKAKPIVKLEDLNRCQFLQSQKSDNSPGKSADYHVYGGGNALRNRHGSSAENVSFKISGFGWEDHPTVDSMPVAMTNTHQNQSFSGNTAERVYERTIDDMINSADYETQLSWRELSAQHAQLQKEERGKLQLKAKVNGNLEELNRSSSVQNQKSNDVPLEADKILRKQGAEGSGTSNHDTSTSDTCCTAYAGNLKPLRANGTENATVPISSTLAADTASVNRGPLTHNVMPLAKKTDTNMLEHTAQKIRAQSHDSSAPKHLQVEDREGQVHKLESISRVSTTVSGTADANKGPLIHNAFRSAKNTDINMIHIDQKGASESYDTTALMHLQTEDKRRQVHSQGRILRGPPASESAGLNKGSSILNVMPSAKNNGINMKEYITRKSALWSHENSAPKHLQMEIRRRQVRSQEGVLRERSNIAESTENITTDSGTPVDTWNTEAKPHAELSTHSKNRRPASPLVFGTKNTEASSVHKAHISGVIINSAIIPVQVSSVRGFTVGSIMLGDASLAFVNQEKTVAKEVHDDVTHSCSIPKQTEKSGTNQPGVQHVKDPHGSDRIMHTPVKEPRKREQSEAGGLNCAAIPAPIQPSGNQSIVSQNSAPEKTSEMERHAHKPAYKELDLRNPRKMLPAENHTTSSDNLSTSKSDTKTVDEEALDAPTATKPENREDEKTSKHLGRSSASSNQGSTNGSASAAPGLNEQEANSVLKIMHELSDQLEQIEKHLDSSTHVATVNHPQPTQMVMVSMPGYTWGEHAGRSQRQYHVDGQGNMWINYAANSHMDGRVMTRGGSANCAFVARSHLRPRSCS, encoded by the exons atggccgcggcgacggcgcgcgcaCCCGCCGCCGACAACAG GTGGGggtttgctgctgctgcggccgcGCCGACGAAGACGCCCGCCGTTGGGGTTCTGGGGACGGCCCAGAAGCACACCAACCTGCCAACCCAAAG GGGCACCTTCCAATGGGGCGACAGGCCAACGCCTCCAGCACCAAATGCGTGGGGTTCATCGTCGCTCCTATCTCTCAAGAATGATGGAGGTTCTGGTTCGTTTGGCAACATCAATGATCGCCCTTCTTCCCGAGGAAGCTCGAGGACATCAACAGATGGAAGTGACTTGCTCGATTCACCTCTTGCTTGGGGTCGAACTTCGTATAATTCTACAACTGCGATAAGTCATCCTCAAAGAACAGAGTTAAGATCAGGAAGCTGGCGATTTCCACATTCTCAAACTTCTTTCTCGGATGTTCTCAAAGGCCCATTAAACAGTATTGCCAAAAGG AGACCTACATCACACGGAAAGGGGTTTACCCTAAGTGCAGATGATTTCCCAGTACTAGTTTCCAAGAGCTCTCAGTCAAACAGTCAATTAG GTAATAGTTTTCAAGGGCGACCAACTTTTAGTTCTGTTATAATAGCGGCACGAGATGAACAGAGAAAGATCCCACCAACTG GAGGTGATCCTTTTTCTACTGCGGACTTCTCTATGGAAGCACAACAGGCTCAGCTACATGCTACACAGACTCCTGATATATGTATGCCTCCTCCATGTATTGATTACTGGCATCCTCCTCCTGATCACCCCCCTGACAGAAATGGGATTTGGCCTGGAGGAGTGGCATCATATGGTCTGGGCAAGCCTGCAGACACACATGGCAGTTTCCCTGTTGAATCTTTTACTCACAATGGTCAGTCCCTTCTCAACCAGAGGGGAGAAACAGGGCATGGTCCAGCACATGGTGGTTTTCAGCCTGAAAACAATAATTCCTGCTATGCTCATGAGCCTGCCGATGCTAGTGTCAAAACTCTACCTCATCTCATGCTTGGAAAGGTCAAAGGTAACCATTCAGATGCACTTGAGAAGCAAGTCATCAAGAAGGATGTGGCATTGTTAGAGAAAATAAAGTGTCTAAATATCAAGGCTAGAAATCTTCGTGCCAGTAACATATCAGAAATATCTTCGTGCAGGGAAGCCAAGGTTGGACACCCAAAAAGCATTGGTGTAGAAGCATATCATGTGGCAAATGATGCTCCTGTCAGCGCTGTCATTTGTGATATCACTTCTGCCTTTGACTTGGCTATTTCTGTTTCTGAAAGTAGTAATCATGTTCCAATTGGTACATCAAATGTGTCTGCTTCTGCTAATCTTGTAATGATTGATCTGTCAGAAGGATACCCTACTATATTCAGTGAAGCTAGAGAGCCAGGTGAATCTGCTGATAATTATGTATATGTAGTAGGGAATACTTCAAGAAACAAGCATGTTAGCTCTGCTACGAACACTGCATCTGATATTTGGGGACCTGGATGGGAAGAACACTCTACAGTTGACTCTTTACCAGTTGATATGATAAATACTCATGAAGATCAACGATTTGCTGGAAACAGCTCACAGCAGGTGGATGTGAGAACTGTTGATGATATGCTGAACTCTCCTGATTATGAAATCCAG AATTCAATGAGATATATATCTGCTCAATATGAAAAACAACTACAGGAAGATGAAAGGGGGGAAATTGGACAAAAGGCAAAAACTATTGTAAAACTGGAAGACTTGCACAGACACTCATTTGTACAGAGTCAGAACTCAAATGGTACACCTGGTAAGTACCATGCATATAGAGGGAATTCTTCAAGAAAGTGGCATGTTAGTTCTGCTGAGGATATTTCATCCAGCATTTCTGGACATGGATGGGAAGATCATCAGGATCTATCATTTTCTGGGAACACCTCTACATGGCAG CATTCAAGGAGAGAGTTGTCTGCTCAACGCTCAAAACAACtacaggaggaggagagggggaaaCCTCAACAAAAGGCAGAATCTACTGCAAAGCTTGAAGACTTGAACGTACATCCATTATTACAAAGTCAGAAGTCAAAAGACGCACCTGGTAAATCTGCTGATGCCCATGAATATGGAGGATGGaatggttcaagaaacaagtgCAGTGGTTCTGCCGAGGACATTCCATCTAACATTTCTGGACATGGATGGGAAGACCACCCTGGAGTTGAGTCTTTGCCAGTTGTGATAAATTCTCATCAAggtcaatcagttccttgggatACCTCTCAGCATTTGCATGCCCGAACTAATGATGATAGGCATAACTCTCCTGGTTATGAAATCAAG CATTCAAGATGGAGAGAGTCTTCTGCGCAGCATGCAAAAGAACTACAGAAGGAGAGGGAAAACATTCAACACAAGGCAACATCTATTGCAAAACCACAAGGTTTGAACAGACGTCCATTTCTACATAATCAGAAGTCAAATGATGCACCTGGTAAATCTGCAGATTACATTGAATATGGAGGATGGCGCGCTTCAAGGAACAGGCATGGTAGTTCTGCCGAGGATATTTCATTTAATATGCCTGGACATGGATGGGAAGATCACCCTACAGTTGATTCTTTGCCATTTATGACAAAtactcatcaagatcaatcatTTCCTGGGAACAACTCTTGGCAAGTGCATGCCAGAACTGCTGATATGCTTAACTCTCCTGGTTATGAAGTCCAG CATTCAAGGAGAGAGTTGTCTGCCCAACATGCAAAACGACTACCAGAACATGAGAGGGGGGAAATCCAACAAAAGGCAAAACCTATTGTAAAACTGGAAGACTTGAACAGATGCCAGTTTTTACAGAGTCAGAAGTCAGATAATTCACCTGGTAAATCTGCTGATTACCATGTATATGGAGGAGGGAATGCTTTGAGAAACAGGCATGGTAGTTCTGCTGAGAACGTTTCATTTAAGATTTCTGGATTTGGATGGGAAGATCACCCTACAGTTGACTCTATGCCAGTTGCTATGACAAATACTCATCAAAATCAATCATTTTCTGGGAACACTGCTGAGCGAGTTTATGAGAGAACTATTGATGATATGATTAACTCTGCTGATTATGAAACCCAG CTTTCATGGAGAGAATTGTCTGCGCAACATGCACAACTACAGAAAGAGGAGAGGGGAAAACTTCAATTAAAGGCAAAAGTTAATGGAAACCTGGAAGAATTGAACAGAAGTTCATCTGTACAGAATCAGAAGTCGAATGATGTGCCATTAGAAGCAGACAAAATTCTTCGTAAACAAGGTGCTGAAGGCAGTGGAACTAGTAATCATGATACTTCAACATCAGATACATGTTGTACTGCATATGCTGGGAATCTTAAGCCTTTGAGAGCAAATGGCACGGAGAATGCTACAGTTCCTATCAGCTCCACTCTGGCAGCTGACACTGCAAGTGTTAACAGAGGTCCTCTGACTCATAATGTAATGCCTTTAGCCAAGAAAACTGACACTAACATGCTGGAACACACTGCCCAGAAAATTCGAGCACAGTCACATGACAGCAGTGCTCCAAAGCATTTGCAGGTGGAGGATAGGGAAGGACAAGTTCATAAATTGGAGAGTATTTCAAGGGTCTCCACTACAGTATCAGGCACTGCAGATGCTAACAAAGGCCCTTTGATTCATAATGCCTTTCGTTCAGCCAAGAACACTGACATCAACATGATTCACATTGACCAGAAAGGTGCATCAGAGTCATATGACACCACTGCTCTGATGCATTTGCAGACGGAGGATAAGAGAAGACAAGTTCATTCACAGGGAAGAATTTTAAGGGGCCCTCCAGCTTCAGAATCTGCAGGTCTCAACAAAGGCTCTTCAATTCTTAATGTCATGCCTTCAGCAAAGAACAATGGCATCAACATGAAGGAATACATTACCCGGAAAAGTGCATTATGGTCACATGAGAATAGTGCTCCAAAGCATTTGCAGATGGAAATTAGGAGAAGGCAAGTTCGTTCACAGGAGGGAGTTCTAAGGGAGAGGTCCAACATTGCTGAAAGTACAGAAAATATTACAACCGATTCTGGGACTCCTGTGGACACATGGAATACTGAAGCTAAACCTCATGCGGAACTCTCAACCCACAGCAAGAACAGGAGACCTGCTTCACCACTTGTGTTTGGTACCAAGAATACAGAAGCCTCGAGTGTGCATAAAGCCCATATATCAGGTGTCATTATCAATAGTGCTATAATCCCTGTGCAGGTTTCTTCTGTTAGAGGTTTTACTGTAGGGAGTATAATGCTTGGGGATGCTTCACTTGCATTTGTGAATCAGGAGAAAACAGTGGCCAAGGAAGTGCATGATGATGTAACACATAGCTGTTCAATCCCTAAGCAGACAgagaaatcaggaacaaatcaGCCTGGTGTGCAGCATGTCAAGGATCCTCATGGGAGTGACCGTATCATGCACACACCAGTTAAAGAGCCAAGAAAGAGAGAACAATCTGAGGCTGGCGGGCTGAACTGTGCAGCAATACCTGCTCCCATTCAGCCATCTGGGAATCAAAGCATTGTTTCACAGAATTCGGCGCCAGAAAAAACAAGTGAAATGGAGAGGCATGCACATAAGCCTGCATACAAAGAGTTGGACCTGCGGAATCCCAGGAAAATGCTACCGGCAGAGAACCACACAACATCTTCTGATAATTTGTCAACCTCCAAATCGGATACTAAGACTGTTGATGAAGAGGCACTCGATGCTCCCACTGCTACAAAACCTGAGAATCGGGAGGATGAGAAAACTAGCAAGCATCTAGGGAGGAGCAGTGCTAGTTCGAACCAAGGAAGCACGAACGGTTCTGCCTCAGCAGCACCAGGCCTTAACGAACAGGAAGCCAACTCTGTATTGAAAATCATGCACGAGTTATCTGATCAGTTGGAGCAAATAGAGAAGCACCTCGATTCCAGCACCCATGTTGCCACCGTGAACCATCCACAGCCAACTCAAATGGTTATGGTTTCCATGCCTGGCTATACTTGGGGAGAACACGCAGGTCGCAGCCAAAGGCAGTACCACGTCGATGGTCAGGGAAACATGTGGATCAACTACGCCGCGAACAGCCACATGGATGGGAGAGTCATGACACGGGGCGGGTCTGCAAACTGCGCATTTGTTGCCAGGTCCCATCTCCGTCCCCGTTCCTGTTCCTGA